In Kwoniella bestiolae CBS 10118 chromosome 3, complete sequence, the genomic stretch CCTGTGTCCTCCTCTGTGgctgctccttcttccttctggCGAGCGGGAGCGACGAGGAGATCTTGGCATGGCGTGGTATTTTTGTGATGTGTTTTTACTGTATCATAGGAGAGAATAGATGTTGAAGGGGTGGCAATTGAGACAGAGCAAAGCAATTGCTAGCTAGCACGAGTGAAGTCGGACGAGTGAaagacggaatcaaatgCCTGGCTACGGTTAAGGGGGGTTGATAAATAAGTTCTTCAATGTTTGTATGGGAAATCGCACtgtctccttcctccactttgacGCGTCCACTATATAACCTCTCGTTCATGTTGGTACTCGAGGATATAAAAACCATCATACCACCATAATCGCAACTGGCTTTCCTCCCTACCTCCGTCATCTAGATATTCCCAATCACAAGTCAACAGGACGTACTGTCCCCCATATCTAGGCAAGATGGAATCCccgtcctcttccacccgcttcaccctcctccccacctcctACCTAGCTTCCCAACCACCCTCATCCGAAATaaccctccaatccctcattGACACCTCTGATCGAATGGCTGAAGAGGCCAGGGAGGCACTTCCCTACAGCTTTGACGAATGTACTTATGACAAAGGATATCTCAGGCAGAGCGTATGGTCATGTCTCGGTGAGCTTGCGCTCTCCTGACGACAACGGTTCAAGTGATAAATAGCTGACGAGATTCATCGTTTTCGGTGCTAGATTGTGGGGAGAAAGGAGTCTGTTATGGGTGTTCGATATCATGTCATTCTGGTGAGTCTGTCTCCTCATAAATCACATGCCCCTCCTTAAGCTACTTGAGCATTGAAACGGTGAATAGCTGAAGAGATGCTTACCGCCGGTCTATACCACAGAACACCGCCTAGTAGAACTCTGGACCCGTCGTTCATTCCGCTGCGACTGTCCGACCTCCTCGACCCAACCGGAACCAATCCCACCAGCCAAACGAAGGAGATGCGGCTTGTACCCACCTGACGAACAGCCTCAAGAACCCAATGAGAAGAACAAATATACCCAAAATTTCCAGGGGAAGTTCTGCAGGTGCGGGAGAGAGTATGACGCGGAGACGGAGACGGAGGCTATGATTTGTTGTATTGCTTGTGAGGTGAGTAGGTTCTCgctcttctttcttgttgGCTAGGTATATCGCAGCATTTGACGAAGCCATTCTTGTTATGAGAATGTTGCTGATTTGTTTCGCTAAATTCAGGACTGGTTTCATGAATCATGCCTCAACCTTCGTCAATCCCCTACAGCGGCTCAAGTAATACCAGAAACAACAAGCAATACCGATCCAGCTCAACCTGTATCCATTCCGGCATCCCAGACCAATGGTGCTGCCggtgacgaagaggacgatgaggaatTGGCCGTGCTCATTCGGTCAGACAGCTATGATGGTCTGATATGCGCCGAATGCGTGAAAGGAAATGGCTTCCTGCGAAGCCAAGCAGGtaaagaaggatggatgattaTTGAGCCAGAGGAGGATCGAGGGGAGTGGAAGGTGATTGGGCGAAAGCCAAATGTGGAGATGAAGGCCAAGGCGGTTACAGATCAAGATAACTTGAACAAGTCTGAAGCGCTCGCGAATGATGATACCGCTGAGAGGGATGTGAATGGCAAGAggaaagttgaggatgaagacgaatATGCGGCAGGAAGTACCAAAAGGAcgaagttggagaatggaCTTGCGACTCCCATTACAGCCAGTGACAAATCAACTTCTGCCACTGAAGAAGATatttggaggtggaagggcAAAGGAGATATATTCCTAGCTAATGGAGTACGAGATCAACTGAAAGATCAACTTGATGTGAGTAGAGTCAATTTCTATCAGCTGTCGTATCCCCAAGTGATCTCGTTGGAACCAAAGCTGATTTCGTTGATTCATCAGGAAAAGACGGTAGTTAGTTTACCTTTCCCACTAGTTGACGAAGAGATTTACGAACCTCCAAAAGACGATGAGCAAGGTTAGTCACCCTTTCAGGACGCTTGAGTGCGCCTTATCATAGTGTAGTAGCTGATCTATGTCTTTGGTAATTGTAGACGAAACGATCGAACAAGTCACATCGAGAGTTATGACCTCCCTTCCCCGAGTGCAAGCTATAGAAGCATTACATGGATACCAGAAATTGAAGTGAGTATTTTTGCTTTTTAAACCCGTACAATCTATCTCCTTTGACCCATCTCTTGGCGAGAATCCTCTTCCAAACGTAGTTCGTATTCATGGCTTACCATTCTTATCGTTTGTCCGTAGAGATCGACTCAACACGATGCTTCAGGAACATGTAGCATCAGGTAAATCAGTTAGTAaagaggatattgaggaTCTGTTCGAACAGCTTaaggggaggagagagtaGTATCGTTCACAAGTCAGAGATTATCCGAAAGGGGTCAAATATATTCGAGATCAATTGTTGTAGATAGCAGATCATATGGAAATGCGTAATCGAAGGAACAAGTTGTATATAACCAGTCAGTCCCCATGAGATATAATCTGCCGTGTATACTATCATATGCAATGTCCTCGACGATCCACAATACTGAAATATATGCATGCACCTTCCTCGCAATCAACTTCTATTCACTCTCATATTCTATCTAATACTATAATGGGTCCTACAAAATCGCCTGGAACCTCTCAATAGCCAATCTCAGAGTttcaatctccacctccaaattCTGCAACTTCTCGGAATTCTGAGTACGtacctcctccttgatgGTTGTCTCGTAATTTGGCTGTTCGATCAATTTGACCAATTTGTTCTTGTTCGATTCGACGATAGCTGATTTCTTTTGAAGTTTATCTACTTCCGCTGAGGCGTTTACTTTACCCTGTGTTGCGTAGGAGGTTAATCAGTATCTCATGATAACTTCTATGCATGGGAGGATCCAACTCACAGCAACGGGGATATGAACGTTGATGTCCGTCGTGACGAACTCGGTACCACATCCTTTAGGTACCTCCGAATCATCCGTGATGAACTTGACGGTACCGCATCCTTTGGTAAGACCAATGATGATTGACTCTTGAGATTCGAGAAGCTGTCTCTGTTGGGTTGTCTTGACTTGTACGATAACTATAAGAACATCAAGGTGGGATCAGTATTCAAATTCACGGGGTCAGGGTGATATCCGAAAAGCAACGTGTCCTCCATTGTATCGCAATAGCAAGTAAAAGCGGAAACGCTGACCCACCAGTGATCTTGTCCTCAACGGTCTTACCGTTCGTAGGCAAGTTGTACAATCCCACGATGGATCGTGCAGCCTTGATACATTCTACAACGACATCGAACTCGGCAGCAGCTTCAGGGAACTCTTGTTGAGAGATCTATAAAGTACCACCTCAGAATCAGCCGCGATTCACCTCTCACACAGGTTGACGTTTATAATACAAGGAGTTCGAGGTGGTCAATCAGATGCACGGCACTCACAAACTCAGGGAAAGGAGCTAACATGATAGTCTCACAACTATCACCTTGTCTTCTGGGTAATCTCTGCCACAAGTCCTCAGTGACATAAGGCATGAAGGGATGTAAGAGTTTCAAACCACCTTCGAGACATGTGTACAAGGTGTTCTGAGCGGAAAGCTTGGTTGCTGAGTCGGTGTTAGCTTCGAAGAGGGGTTTGGTCGCTTCCTGTATAAGCCCGAGAGGTGATATGAAATCAGCTTTCAATCCTTTTTCATTATGCCATgacagctgacttacaatGAAGACATCACACAAGTCATTCAAGAAGTACTGGTACGCCGCGTTGGTAGCATCTGAGAACTCTCTAGTTTCCAAAGCTTTCGATACCGCCGCAGAAGCAAGGTTGAGTTTGTGGAATAACCATTTCTCGACTAAACCTTCTTGACCGGTTGGCTACAATCATaaccacatcatcccatcagCTTGGACTCGCACAAGGTCGCAATGTATAGATCTGACTTACCAATGAAGAGGCATTAGGAACGAAAGTACTTTGTTGTCTTACACCATTCAAGTCTACCAAGTCCATTCGGAACAAACAGAACTTGGTAGCGTTCCAAAGCTTGTTACAGAACTTCCTGTATCCTTCGACTCGTCCAATGTCCATGTTGATATCTCGACCTGTCCCATAAACCAAAGATCAGCTACCTCCTGCTTTGCTACTTTGCTATtgagattggaggagaaCGTCACTTACCACCTGAAGTGTAATTACACAAGGTAAATCTCAAAGCATCCGTACCACATTGAGGGATACCCTTAGGGAACAGCTTCTTCTGACCTTCCTCAGCTTTGACAATTTCCTTCTCAGGCAAGTTACCCATTCGCAAGTCGTTGTGCAATTTCTGGAGATTTTGACCGGTAACGACATCGAGAGGATCAATGACGTTACCAAGAGATTTGGACATCTTTCTACCGTAGGCATCTCGGACCATGGGATGACAGTAGACTTCCTTGAATGGCATTTTACCAGTGATGGTATTTCCGAAGAAGACCATTCGGGCGACCCAGAAGAATAAGATGTCCCATCCGGTCTCGAGGATTGTGTTGGGGTAGAAGTTGTCCACATCGGCAGTCTACtcaggtatatcagctgacatataTTTCTGATGGGCTGATCAACTGACCTTCTCGGGCCAGCCCATTGTAGAGAAGGGCCAAAGACCAGATGAGAACCATGTATCAAgaacatcttcatcttgctcaAGGGTGTACTGTCTTCCGTTCGCCTGCTCTTTAGCTTTAGCATCGGCTTCTTCGAAAGTTCGAGCGACGATCCAATTCTTGTTGTCGGCGGTCTACATGAGAAGGTATTAGCTGACTACCAGATTATACCTATTAGCAGGCGGTACGCACATCAGGAACTTCACCATCATATTTGATGAGATAAGCTGGACATCGGTGGCCCCACCACAACTGTCTAGAGATGCACCAATCTTGCATGTTCTCCATCCATCGAACCCAGTCAGCAGCGGAATTCTTGGGTTTGATTTCGAGTTCACCGGCACGTGTTCGCTAAGAAAGGCTGTCAATATACATCTTTTCGAAAGTGTGTCATGGACTTACCTTGAGAGCCTCCTCCGCCATAGGCTTGCAGCTGACCCACCATTGAGGTTTTAGGATTTGCTCAACGACGTCACCTGATCGACTGCAGTACCAAATCAGCGAGGCACGTGACGAGCCACCAGAACAAACCTACGAGCAGATAGGAATTTGCATTTCATTATCCTTCTGCTCAACGAAAAgacccttctccttcaatgCCTTGATGATCTCGTTTCTGATGTGGAATCGTTTCATGCCCTACGGGAAAATTAGGATAAGCGCGTCCCGCATGATATCACGGTGACTTGCCTGGTACGGAGCGGCATTCTCGTTATATGTAccatcgtcattcatcaaACTGATGAATTCGAGGTTATTACGTTGACCACATTCGAAATCGTTAGGATCATGAGCTGGAGTGATCTTAACGGCACCAGTACCGAATTCCATATCTACGGTGATAGCATCTGTGATGATAGGGATTCGTCGACTGTTGAAGGGGTGGACAGCGAATTTACCGTGAAGGTGCTATAACGGGTAATCAGCAAAAGTCAGTACGATCATGGTAAATggacactcaccttgtatCTGGGATCATCAGGATGTACAGCAATAGCGGTATCACCAAGCATGGTTTCGGGACGAGTGGTAGCGACGATGATTTTCTCATCTACCGAAGTATATTAGCTCGATTCACACGCACGCTGGAACAGAAGACTCACCAGAGTTCTCAATGGGATAAGCAAAAGACGTGATAACACCAAATTCAAACTTCTCCTTGGCATCGTAACCCTTGACGTTGAGCAGTGTTCGACCAGTCAAAGCCATTTGATCGACCTACACCATATCAACAGGTCAGCTATGGCTAACCCGTTTGAAGTAAAAGAGTCTGATCGCTCACCTCAAGATTCGACAAACTGGTGTTCAAGTAGACACACCAATTTACCAATCGATTGGCACGGTAAAGTAATCCTTTCTCGTGCATGATGCAGAATGTCTCTCGAACGGCTTTACTCAGTGACTGTATGATGCAGAATCTCAGCATCCCTTGGATAACAACTATTCTATTTGTTGAGATATGACTTACGTCGTTCATGGTGAATGCGACTCTGTCCCAATCAAACGAACCACCAAGTCTTTCCATCTGATTCGTTATCTTGGCTTGGTATCTGCATGATGGTCCGTCAGCTATGATCGATGTTTGGGAGCCAAGATCGCAAGGAAAGATTGATACACTCACTGATCTTTCCAGTCCCATACTTTCTCCAAGAACTTCTCTCTTCCATAATGATGTCTCGAGTGACCCTCAGTCTTCATCAATCTCTGTTCTACAACGGCTTGAGTAGCGATACCAGCGTGATCGTATCCAGGGAGGAAGAGCACAGTGTATCCCTGCATTCGTTTCCTGTTATGATTCTTCAAAGTCAGCTGTTATTCTCTATTCTCTGAGTGGATTTGAAAAGTACGCAGACAACGCACCATCTGATCATAGCATCCTGAATGGAGATCGTCAAAGCGTGACCAATATGTAAGTTACCAGTAACGTtggggggagggaaggtgatAGAGAAAGTACCCTTTTCGAGGGGTTTTCCATCAGGCCCATAACGAGGTTTGAAGAAGCCTTTGGCGTTCCACCAATCGTAATGGGCAGCTTCGACTTGGGTTGGATCGTATCCTGCTGGAAGGTTACCAGAGACATCTGACAAACCAAATACCTCATCAGCACAACAACTTCATAATGAGAACAACCGACTAAAAtgccaactcacccttcttctctcctttaGGTGTGGTGTTCACCCACTCTTCAACAGGAgcttcagctttcttctccttcttctctgatTTATCTTTCTTGGCTCCTTGAGCTACGGCAGGTCCTTTGGCAGCTTTTAAAGCGAGCTTCTCCAGTCTTTTGGCCTCTTTCTTGGCTGTATTGCGGTATCAGACACTGTCAGCTTGAAGAAGCTCGAAGGATTTGGGACAGCTGCTCACCTGCATTCTTTGACTGCTCTTTTCCTCCCTCAGCTGAACTTCCAGGAGCCACGGCTGCGGCAGCTCCTTCGGCTGGATTAGCCTGTTCGGTAGGTAAGAGGGTAGGTGGGGGCGCAACTTTCTGTTCTTCCGATGACATTTTGCGATATTCTTCGGGGCTTATGATCCTCTTTGAGCTTGAATGACTAGAAATGTATTTTACGCTCGGACTGATATATTTTTGCAGATGAGGTTGAAAACGAAGATTGGTGGTATATCGAAAAGAGCGAGTCGAGTATTTCAGAAGGAGATGCTGAAGCATATACCTTGATACTCGAGTCGACTCGTTTTTGAGGAGTGGTTATGGAGACAAAGGGAGGGTTAAAGGAGTAAGATGTAGCAAGGATTGGATATTTTGAATGACTCGTACATCAGTCTCAAAAAAGTCGAAAGAGTCGGATAAAGACATGTTGAACAATCATGGTATGATTGATGCAAAGTGGGTAACCTATATAAATCGTGAATAATAAGACGCGATCCAGGCGTCATTGATAATCCCAATCGCATGTATCCATCTCAACTGTCATTGTTATTGTTCTCGCATCTATCTCTATCTACgtatcctcatctcccatgTGCCTGTATACATATCCAAGATGATATCAGTGAGCTTCTTTCCTCGAGTAGATACCTCAAGCTTACAACTAACCCCCTCGTGCTAGGCATTCTTCATATTCAACCAAAAGGGAGAAGTCCTGATATCGAGGTTGTTCCGCCAGGATTTGAAGTGAGTGTAGCTGGATAACAATCTCTAAAGTGTGAAGCTGTACTAAATTGCACCAATGATGTAGACGATCAATATCAGATGTCTTCCGTATTCAGGTCATATCGAACCCAGATGTTCGTTCCCCTATTATCACGCTCGGCTCAACATCCTTCTTTCACGTGAGGATAAACAATGTCTACGTTGTGGGAGTAACAAAGTGAGCTGGCCCTTTTGGACTACGTTACCTTAAAGTTCAAACTAACAGTTTCTCCGTTCAGATGTAACGCCTCTGCTGCACTCGTATTCGAATTCCTCTATCGATTCATAACCATCTCGAGGAGTTATTTTAGTAAACTAGATGAGGAGAGCGTGAAGAACAATTTCGTCCTTATCTACGAGCTGCTAGATGGTGAGTACGCAGCATCAGCTGTTGTGATAATCCAAGTTTCGGAGAATGGTAGCTGATAAGATGCGCACCGTCAGAAATAATCGATTTTGGTTTCCCACAAAATTCAGAGATAGATACATTGAAGATGTACATAACGACGGAGAGTATCAAGTCGGAGATGGCAGTAGTACGTTCACTTCAGCTTACCAAGTTTTACAtatcatgagctgatgaaATGTAATCTGCAGAGAGAAGATTCGTCAAAAATTACTATACAAGCTACCGGAGCTACATCATGGCGAAGGTCAGATGTTAAGTATAGGAAGAATGAAGCGTTTGTGGATGTTATTGAGACTGTCAATCTGTTGATGAGTAAGGAAGGTACGTTTGATGGTACACCAAGTGAAGCTTCTGTCATTGTCGAATGGCTTAATTGacttcttctcttgctgCAGGAGCCGTCTTGAGAGCAGATGTAGATGGTCAGATCCTCATGAGAGCGTATTTGAGTGGTACACCGGAGTGCAAGTTTGGGTTAAACGATAAATTGGTGTTACAGAAGCGGTCAGTTGACTTACCTATCTCTCAGCTACCAATCGCTTGTCCTTCTCAAACGTCGAGCCGGAGCTGATATGCTAGTGAAACGTTAGAGGAAACGAAGCTACCAAATCCGACGATGCAGTAGAATTAGACGACTGTCAATTCCACCAATGTGTACGATTGGGTAAATTCGATTCAGACAGAAGTATAAGCTTTATACCGCCTGATGGAGAGTTtgagttgatgaggtgggtaaACGTACAGCTGTCGATTGAAGCACACCTAACAAGCTGTTTGTCTGATATTTGTACTTCTCTTGTCCCACAGATACcgatcaacatcaaataTCAATCTACCATTCAGACTCCAGACGCACGTAACGGAACCTTCCAAATCAAGAGTGGAAtacaccatccatctcagAGCGAACTTCGATCCCAAGCTGAATGCCAATAATGTACTGCTGCGAATACCTACACCGCTTAATACTACTGGTGTACAAGCTaaggtgggagtggggaagGCGAAGTATGTGCCTGGAGAGAACGTGATTGTTTGGAAGTGAGTAATAGCAACTTCTCCATACGAATACGAATGGAATGACACAAGAAAGGCGTTCGCTGATGGCTGCATGTTCGCAATTGCAGGATACCACGTCTACAGGGTGCTCAAGAATGCACGTTAACtgccgaagctgatctggcAGCCACTACGCATAGGCAGGCATGGTCTCGACCTCCCATCCAAGTGGACTTCTCAGGTGGGTCATGATGCCATTGCAGAGGAGAAAGTTGTGCCGCTGACCAGATGTTTGTTTATCGACACAGTCGTCATGTTCACTGCATCCGGTTTACTCGTCCGTTTCCTGAAAGTCTTCGAAAAGAGCGGGTATCAAAGTGTCAAATGGGTTAGGTATCTGTCAAAGGCGAACGGATCGTACCAAATAAGAGTAAGTTGAGATCTTCCCAGGTAACCGCGCTTGGCTAATCAACTTTCGTATTTCTACATTTCCAGTTTTGATCGAACTGTCAGTCACGCATCTAAGCGTTAGTAATCGTCACACGCCGCGTTATGAAGCATACAGAACACCCTGCTGGTAACAAGATAGACACTCCAGATGATAAGGGACAATGACCTCTTCTTGATAGACTGCTTAgtatatatacgtatatacGTACCCCTCCTTAAATTGTATTTCTTTCTGTGTCCAGTTTAGCTGCTCTTTGTTTGTTTGATAAGATATGGTATCACTGCTTATGGATGCATATGATTACTAGTTGCGCTACTGAGTGATCTGGTCTGGTCTCTATCATGGGTTTTCAGTTCGATGTCAAAGACTGCATGGAATATACCTGTTCGTTGCATCCCATACGTACACAGagcctcatcctcttccattctCGACTATACTCATGGACCGCTTATAGCATGGGAGAGACGGTAGACAGGGCCGACCTCAGGGTGGCAGATGGCGCATGTCCACCAAAACCTTATTCACCCTTTCGAGGAACATCGTACTCTTCTTTCAAACCGAACAACCGACATCATCCCACACCATGTCGTATCCTTGTTAACAGTCCAGCCGATACCTTGTGGAAATGATCCAGGATGCCTTCCAAACATGCACGTATAACTAACTCACTGCATCTTTCTTGTGCTGTCTTCACACCCTTCGTGCTCATTGAAATGGAGGAATTGGCAATTACTATGCTGTGTCTTAATCCCTCAATTAGGGTATTTAGTCTTTCCATCTAACTTATCTCCCTGGATATCGCTTACAGGTTAGGTTTCTTCCTACATGATCTTCAAAAAGGTGATGATTCAACATTCAATATGAATAAAGCAAAATGCGAAATGACATCCCCCTGCATGAGGAAGTACAGTCTATGACCCACACCTacatcgactcaccctcctcgctGCAGCCGAGCGCCGTGCGTCCCGCTTTTGCCTTTCTGCTCGGAATCGACGTTACAGTCCAGCCCCAGACGAGCACACGGACCAACCCAAACAGCATACAGGGTACACGCCCACCTAAAAAGCACCAAACATCAGGTTTAAAAAAAAAACCTTACACGAAGAAATGCCGCGATCGCTTAGTTGGTTAAAGCAAGGGTCTCATAATTCTCGCATCTCAAAGAGAAAAGACGTGTGAGCCTTGATGAAGGTGTAATCCCTAGCCCAGAGTTCGAGTCTCTGTCATGGCAGTTTGTGTAGTGTAGTGCCtatgtcttcttcatctctgtCAATTCTGGGTCAGATCGGTCGATCTTGACGGAACGGTAGAGAGGTCATTTTAAGAGATATACGCTTTTTGTCGTGGGACCTATCTCTTTTGTATCGGTTTCGTCCATCGCGCATTGTAGTGAGGTCAGTGTCGGTGTCCATGTACTGATACTGAAGACTGGATTGTCTGAACCGTGGGATACTGCGGCTGAAGGGATTGTATGAGATGAGTTAACCTATCGGTACTGAGAGATCCGAGGtgtggaggtgggtgaaATATGGTTGACCTCTTCATTGAAATATGAACGTTCTGATCACTGCGCTCGAAAGCAGGCATTCGAATTGGCATCTCCTGCAACGATACTGTGTAGGTGCTGTATGAATACATGTTGACTACTATACTCAGACTAGATATCAAAACCGATAATTACTACAGGACAAAACCGACTCTAAGGGGAATCTTTAAACAACTCTATGAATGATATATACAAAATGCTATCAAGTATATACAAGTGACATTGCGATACTGGAAACTGGGGGAAAAAAACAGAGAGAGGGGGGGGAGAGGACATGGAAAATATTTTGAGAGGAGAGAAATGTTCCCAGTGCAAAACGATCAAAGCAATCCCAACAACTTTGGTTCTCTAGACGGATCAAAGTGTCTTTTCTCCCCTaccccacctcctccgttGGCCGACCCATGTCCCAAATCAGATTTTGACTTGTGAATCGGTTCGAACCCACTCTGCTTCTGAGTCGTCGAAGTGTTCCCACCAATATGGGGGGTAGTCTTACTTCGATTCAACTGTTTGGGGAGattcccttcctctttctcgtAGTGGCCCAC encodes the following:
- a CDS encoding valine-tRNA ligase, producing the protein MSSEEQKVAPPPTLLPTEQANPAEGAAAAVAPGSSAEGGKEQSKNAAKKEAKRLEKLALKAAKGPAVAQGAKKDKSEKKEKKAEAPVEEWVNTTPKGEKKDVSGNLPAGYDPTQVEAAHYDWWNAKGFFKPRYGPDGKPLEKGTFSITFPPPNVTGNLHIGHALTISIQDAMIRWKRMQGYTVLFLPGYDHAGIATQAVVEQRLMKTEGHSRHHYGREKFLEKVWDWKDQYQAKITNQMERLGGSFDWDRVAFTMNDSLSKAVRETFCIMHEKGLLYRANRLVNWCVYLNTSLSNLEVDQMALTGRTLLNVKGYDAKEKFEFGVITSFAYPIENSDEKIIVATTRPETMLGDTAIAVHPDDPRYKHLHGKFAVHPFNSRRIPIITDAITVDMEFGTGAVKITPAHDPNDFECGQRNNLEFISLMNDDGTYNENAAPYQGMKRFHIRNEIIKALKEKGLFVEQKDNEMQIPICSRSGDVVEQILKPQWWVSCKPMAEEALKRTRAGELEIKPKNSAADWVRWMENMQDWCISRQLWWGHRCPAYLIKYDGEVPDTADNKNWIVARTFEEADAKAKEQANGRQYTLEQDEDVLDTWFSSGLWPFSTMGWPEKTADVDNFYPNTILETGWDILFFWVARMVFFGNTITGKMPFKEVYCHPMVRDAYGRKMSKSLGNVIDPLDVVTGQNLQKLHNDLRMGNLPEKEIVKAEEGQKKLFPKGIPQCGTDALRFTLCNYTSGGRDINMDIGRVEGYRKFCNKLWNATKFCLFRMDLVDLNGVRQQSTFVPNASSLPTGQEGLVEKWLFHKLNLASAAVSKALETREFSDATNAAYQYFLNDLCDVFIEATKPLFEANTDSATKLSAQNTLYTCLEGGLKLLHPFMPYVTEDLWQRLPRRQGDSCETIMLAPFPEFISQQEFPEAAAEFDVVVECIKAARSIVGLYNLPTNGKTVEDKITVIVQVKTTQQRQLLESQESIIIGLTKGCGTVKFITDDSEVPKGCGTEFVTTDINVHIPVAGKVNASAEVDKLQKKSAIVESNKNKLVKLIEQPNYETTIKEEVRTQNSEKLQNLEVEIETLRLAIERFQAIL